A segment of the Stigmatopora nigra isolate UIUO_SnigA chromosome 15, RoL_Snig_1.1, whole genome shotgun sequence genome:
AAACATCCTGGAttgctgccaaaaaaaagatAACCAGAAGCATAAAGGTAATTGGTTGTCATGGAACCAGATTCAAAATGATGTTAATCCCCCATAATGAATAGTAACTAAGCAGAAGCTCATTTCAAATTCATCAAAATTAACGTACTAATATGAATGTGTTCAATATTTGAGATATTTCCAAAATCAAACTGACAAAACTAAAaatttaaacagaaaaataactaACAGTCTTGGGCCTCCTTTGTCGCACCTTGCTCTTTATGATGCGTTAAATGTTTTGGATTGCAGGTTGGCTATTTTAATACCCAAATACTTTTCTTATGCAGCAATGATGTTGTAATGAGTACTGCATgttaatgaatatttatttgccccacccagtcaaaatgaaatagatgtctaatgctgtcaatggcatccaaGGAGTTCAATGTGTTCCCTGTAAGCATTCAACTTCTTTGGAACATTTCCTGTGTTTAATTCCTATTTCGCTTATCCTAATAAGGTTcaccggggtgctggagcctatcccagccaactgtgggcagtataccctgaattggtaccCCGTCAATAAACCAAATATTATTGTGAGGATATATCACACAACCCTACTTaatattgatgaaaaaatacattttgataatATTTGCCATTTGGATCTTAATAAAGACAAATTTAATATGGTAAATAAAGCCTTTGTGTGCATGTAAAATGAACCTAAGGTGTATAATATAAGGACGAGAGGAACAATGCTATGCAAAATATCTTAAAGAATTTCAagaatttgtgaaaaaaaaaccttttgtcGGTGAGGGAATACTGTTGTTGCCTGTGCCTGTCAGTCTTGCACCCTGAAAGTCTTTGAATAATTCCTGATTGTAACTGCAATGCATTCTTAAGGCTTCTTTATGTGTCGTAATTGTGGTTAAACGATGCAACCATGCCAACCAACGACGAAACTTGTTTTCATGTGGCTTGACTCCCATAAACCGGTTtagtcactcactcactactgACATATTTATTCTCCATCATTGCACATCCCGCGCCCAGCGGTGGTGAGTGCAAACCGATCTGAAAGATCAACAAACACCACATCGACCGATGGTTTATTAAATTTGCATTAGCTGATGTACAAAGTCTCGGTTCATTTTGGATTGACTACTGGATCGGCACACAGAGCTCCATTCAGCTTCGGCACCATCTCCGCCCGCGCGCATCGCAACGAGAAATGGGCGCAGATCTTCTTAAATAAAAGGCTAAATACAAATCTAAGGCGGAGAAATATAATATGATACGAGTAGAACTGTACCTGTTGGAGGGTGCTTGTTTGGCGGTGTGATTTGGAGAGAAGCGTATGTATGTGCCCCTCCCTCCTAGCCGGCAGTGGAAGTGAACGCTCTTGCTGAAAACTAGCCTAGCTTGTGGCTAACAACTCACCAACGCGGCTTTCGCTCACTGCCTACAGCCAAAGATCGTCTATGTTGAAGCAGAGTACCTACTCTTAGTTCAAAACAGAACCCTGTCTTTTTAGCAAATGATGCACATTACGTTACTCACAGTAACAGTCAAAATTATACCATAAAATAATATTACCATATGCAGCATAATCTTGAATTTAAATGTCTAATCTGTGCAGTGTATCCATAGTGTATAGTAGGACACTTAGTTTTACTTCCTTTTTTAGTTGCACATGAACACAACACACTGCAGCGTGTTTGATAGTGATTACTGCGTTCAGAGCAATAAATGGAAAGTGAATGGATGCAAGGGATGAAAGTGGcatcctcccagtttaaatggatggaATATtgcaaacattatttttctgcTTTGGCCACGGTATTGAGGATAATTTTACTGAACCAGCAGAGCAAAAAACACTTGCACAATTGCTCCAAAAACTATTTTCCAATTTATAATGTTTTACTTTAAATTTAGTGATGGGTCTGAGGTGGGGGTCAACATAGTGCACATAAGGATGGGAGACAAATGATTGTGGTAGTATGAATGTCAGTGatcgtggaaaaaaatgtcattaatcatGAAAAAATGACACAAGGGGATAATGCGGGAGAAAGTTTTATGATGACTATAGTGTTGATAAAACATCATGAGCACTACATGGGCATATATtggagacagacagaggcatACAATGATAATGTGTTACAGTaatcaatgtaaaatgtatacaaaGGGAAAGGGGAATGATTAAATGACAACGGGTTGGGATGGGTGaggatatttgtttttttttttttagttagcaATCCATTCTTCCTAGTTTTGCAACTTTAAAATCATCAGATTGCATATCTCTTCTTATTTCTTTATAGGTTTCTTTCCAAATATAATGAACTTTGACATCATGCTTCAAAGGTGTACGTATCTCtcattcaaaaatgtttttcttcaaaCATTTCTGACCTTAAAACTGAATAGGCCATAGTTCTCAAAGCCTACATTTTAGCTTTAAAGAAGTAAAGGAAAGATTGGAAACTTCAGATGATAAGAAAGCAATGCGATACAATGTTGAAGGTTACAATGTTGAAGGTTATGATTGGAAtgagttggagaaaaaaaacactcccttTGAAAAAGCAATGACACTTTTGCTTGAATATGTCaagtttcaatgtttttttaaagaactaaCACAACTACACAAAGAGGAAATAGTCAAAATGACTCCTAGTAACTATTGCGATATTTCTCTTTAGTGCATGTCAGGAAATAAATgcaaacacattaaaaatgtatatgcaCCATTTTGAATCCATTAACAGAAACTTACAcatatttttggttattttcttgttgtcataatgtaaaataatgagCAAAAAGTGTTGCTTTacgccaaaaaaaatgtcaaaatgcagCAAAATAGCATGTAAAAACTTCATCTATTATCCTATTCAaaccaaaaattaaataatcccactaatcactttttttaatggattgaaAGACTTTGCTCGTGTTGCtaggaattatttttaatttttgaagtGGCGTGCCTGTGATCTGAACAGTGTTACATGCACTTTTGCCCCAATTTATTATCTTGCATTCCAGAAACATTCCGTATCTTCAACTCTTTTATACCATAACTATCAAAGACAATTTCAGAGGAAAGTAAACTAAGCTTAAAACCtatcttgtgatttttttttttatctttggaGGTGTGTAACTCATTTACAGTGGCAAATAATAACATTGAACATAATGCagggtttaaaataaaaagaacataACATGATAACACTGacaggttgtttttttgcagcattAATTTTCACAATATGGAAAGCTATTGCGGTCATAAAttcataaataatacataaatgacaaaaaatggataCATATACATTAAAATGATTGATAGTGACTATTTGCTGGTGGCATGAAAACATAGAAATATTAAGGAAAAGTACAAAGAAGGAAAAACAATCCTGAGACTTGAATTTTACAATGACAGAAGTGTCACAATCActgtgtttttttacatttactgctttttttctttttttctttgccctTTGGAAACAATACATTGTTATCGGTGGTAAGTAATAATGCTTTGAATGTGATAGACAATGATAAATATCCAATTTGGCTCTTTTCATCCAATCTGCTGTTACTTAAAATGAGTTTGTCATTAGAAATTGTACATTCTGTTTAAATTTAGAGGGCTTAAAGCAAATTAACAACCATTCCAGCCTTAaaagttcaaattgattggacgtttgtcatcattaatggcagccaaagagttaaattgTTGTTTATGGGTAATTTCCAAATATTTGTGTACTCTGAATTTGGTGATATGATGTAATTGTTAATGACAAATACTTCTGGTCTGCTATTATTCTTTCAATTGTGACAATAAatcaattaatatttaaattcattcaGTCATAGGAGTCTAATGTAATCATAGCAGTAAATAATagattttgtcatatttttggggTCTATTTCACAAAGCAGtttcaataaattttgcaaATTCAGTTCCATAACAGCTGATCTAATCAACTCAAAGTATGtcatagtactattaaaacatatTATCAATGGACCCTTGATGCAATTAATCATTTAATGGACTAATATGACAAAAAAGATCATGGAAAATGCccaaatcaaacaaaataaagtaatttcacccttttaaatgtgaaaaaaatgaatatttttcaaaagattcttatgctgttgccaatcaatgagaggatgcgttccagaagagtctactccaaaaagaaaatgaagattaaagcagttatagatgtaatatctcagttctgtcaccaacaattttctatattttagctcacaggttagcaaagagccaaatgcactcatccaaagagccacatgtggctcctgagccataggttccctacccctgaactAGAAGAAGGTAGAGCCAAGTCCTGTAATTGGTCCTGGCATTGGTGGATAGCAGAAAGGATTTAGAAGGTATTATAATTGTatttgaagccaaaaaaaatatatggtatTGGTACAACACTATTTTTtgagtttaatttaattaaaagtaATCTATCTTGATGAGCAGCAATCTTTGGGAAAGTAACTTTCAGTCTTAGGGAACTCTTGGTTTAATTCTACTCTGTTATTATTGTCTATGGTAGAGTATGGGTGAGTGATTTCCTAATGTTGGGATGGATTTTGTTGGGGATCTGAGGACTGAAAACAATCAACAAAAAGATTGGaaaaacaagtacacacatgtaAACATATTGGGCAACATCATCCAAATAATCCTAttgacaataaataaaataactttcATTGCCATCTCTAAATTGATTGAAAAGGCATTTCTTCTTCTACTATTGTGTCCTTCAATGGCTTATTATTagccattatttattttgtctccCTTTCTAATGtctacatttactttttttactcttttttgcTCCGAGACTCTAAATGTGGGTGTGCATTGTGAGTGGAAAATGGGGATTACGATCTAAACAGTGATCCACTATTTCTCCTTCCTTAAAGGCAATATGGTATCATAGCGTTAATCATTATAATTCAGAAATAATTGTGAGACTTATTAAAATCTCATACAATCCAAGAAAGATGCATCAGGGGGGGATGCGGGGGGGCTTGTTTTTGATATACAGATGTAAAACGTACATTAACTAGAAGCTTACATTATACCCCACTCCTTAAGATCCACCTTTGTGTGAATTAAAATGAGTTTGTGTCCAACCTATGCGAACTAgaagggttggcagcaaatgaatttGCGTGCATTCGATGCCATTTTTCCTAGTTTATGCGGATTGAGTGTcattcaccatcaatggcagttaatgagttaatcCAGCCTTATTCagtagtctttttttccctaagttttgttgttttgttgctcCATTGTATTAAACATTCCATTAGATCATGTGACCAATCAGGTTAGGTGAAAAGGGTAATGTTGAGGGCCATTCATGAGACGATAAATGAAAATGTCTTCTTGAGGTGCTCTGTGCATTAGACATTGATTAGAGGTTTGCAGCACAGTGTGAATGATGTGAAGCATCCAGTACGTTTTAGTGAGCAGAtcatgtgctttttttcttcttctttcttccaTTAGCAAGTGAAGTGTTTTTCTTGTGAGATTTTCAGGTAAAGTGGGATTTTTTAGGGAGGAAAATCTTGCCTTTGATTTGCGTTTAAGGACAGAGAAAAGATCAGCTCATCCACAGAGCCTTTCGTTAAATCTTCGTCCCTTTTCAATCCATCTTGAGGGACAaatagcgtgtgtgtgtgcatgtaggGGAGGGGaattggggtgggggggcatcTCGGAAAGTGGAGCTCTCCAGCTTCTTCagcaaagcattcttttttACGGGTGTCACTGCGTCCCATTGGATGTGGAGAGAAGTCTGGTCTTGTCTTTTCCTGACCCTTGCCTTTGTAAGATGTTGGCGCCATTACTACCCCCTCCACTCGCCGCTTCTACTGTACATTCCTTCTCGCACCGATCCGATCCGCTTTCAGAACGCTTAGAATTCTGACGTGAAGGTGTGCTAGGCTGGCGGGAAGGTTTGCCATTCTTCTCATCTGTAGTGTACATTGACATCAAAATTGagaaataacataagaacaagTATGCAGTATCTATGTAATTAATTATTTTGCTCTTTAAAAACATTACTATGGGTATAGATTCAGGTGTTTTTTGTCCATTTACATACCAGCCAGTGCCTGCACAGAAGGCTGATCATGAGTACTAAGAAGCTGAGCTTGAATGGTTTCCACCACCCTCTTGAATCTGCGACTAGGACCTGAAACAAATATTCAGAGAAACATTAAATCAGCAaggttgaattaaataaaaGGCATTTTGCACCTTCCaatcaaataaagaaaatttTAGGTATCTTTGAATTATTAAATTGACTGAATATTCTGCATGAGAAAATGTAATCAATCATTCAATATGGGTAGATTtggcgctgtccatggtgctgaaagatGAGCTTTCACAGCTAGTGCCCAGTTTCAACTATTTAGATGTCTAATGTTGTCAATGGTGGGCAAAGGGTTAAGTGTGAGgcagtttttttgtcacttcttgttgatttggGACATTTCAGGGTcagttcttgttgtttttttgctggtgAGTCTAGGGCAGTTTTGGTCACAACCAGTTCATTTCAGATCATTTCTGATTGGATTTTGGGGCACCTGCGTGTCTCTTTTCATAAATTTGGGGTCACTCTCTGATGGTTGGGGGACATTGTCGAGTCACTTTCTGTTTAATTTTAGGGGaactttgtaaaaaataatgattactgTAGTGTACGGGGAAGTTTTATGGAATTTTGTtgcaatttgacatttttcttttgttttcagatAAAAACTGTGGTAGAGATAGCATTCAGCATATCTGAATTTCTTGCTTTTATGGACCAACTGTTTCCAATGTGATTTCTGTTCCCTCAACTATAAATAGATCAGTCTACCTGTTAAAAGAGTGAAGGTGACGCTGTATATGCCCACCGCTCTTCTGCCTTCCCTCTCTGCTCGTTCCCTTTCCAGCTCCCTGTCTCCTTCAGAGAAACCAATGTCGACCTGAAGAGCAAGACAGAGTTAACCTTTTTTTAACCAGAATACTTGCACACAATCTGATTTCAAAGCACTCAAACAAATGTGCAGTATTTTGAGACACATTTGTAAGATGGAAAGAAGAACAGGGGTgtataaaaaagaataataccTGGAACTTGACAGGTTTCTGGAAGACAGAGGGGCCACCAGAGGACTTGTACTCAGCCCGGAAACTGTTCTGAGATACTACACTGTGACCTAGAGAAGGGATCTGcaaatgcaggaaaaaaaaacattttttaatcactcTTACCTTCCCTTTATAGGCCATTCATTCAACTCATCTGCCACCATTGATGACCATAGACGTTCAATCCAGTTAaagtggattggatgtctagcactgtcaatggcactgacagattaacatttttttttactgtgaaaaTCTGGTTTTACTTACAGAGAGAAACGCATGAACAATATCAGCCTTAATTGAGCTGAGGGGTTTGTCTCGAATTAAAACAAAGATTTGCTCCTCTTTCTCCAGACTGATGAAATTTCCAAACCATGATCTTTTTGccagtctgtaaaaaaaaagttacatttcaaatatttgatcatagccaaaaaatatatagtatatagtagtatatCATCAATgtagttttgaaagaaaaaggtAACATGGATATGTTCCTACTCTGGGCTGGACTCTGGAGTCAGACTGGACATGTCCTCTGATGTTGGGACTgcaaaatagatgaaaaaaagGATATAGTTCAGTGCAGAAAGAGATCATTCAAAAGTGAAAAATCCTTTATTATGGAGATAGGTAGATTGAAAAGGATTTAGTTGAGAAATTATACTAGTTAATCCAAATTTGCCATTGTTATTCAAATTgattttccaaaacaaaacaacttcaTTCAGTCAAAGACCTGAAGTACAactatcaaaatgtgtctcaccTTGGAGTTTGCGGCGGTGGAACCGTGGCGAGCCCAAcagattgtttttaaaagagTTGAGCCTTGTTCTCCAATGGGCGGAGCTAGAGGAGGCCAAACCGCCACTACTACCTGGGCTGGATGGTGGTGTCAATGACAGAGAAGCCCCTCCAGACCCATCCCCTCTGGGagaagaagatgaggaggaagaggatggaGGGGTAGTAGACGAAGGGTGTTGTATTTGGTGCACAGGTGTGCCCAACGGGGTAGGGAGAGGTGAGCCTTGTGGTGTGACCTGCGACACAGGAGGAGCGGTGGCAGAGGAGTTAGAGGATGAATGTGCATTTTTGGACTTGAAGATCGATGGTGAGGGGAAGTTGAAAAAGCGTGGGGTGGgcgagaggagaggagagggggaTGGTGATGGAGTGCCCGGGGTCTGGAGAGGGAGGGACTTCATGGAGTTGAGATGGGGACGATCAGCGGGGCCTTTGGATGGCAGGGTCTGAGTTTTGGGGTCGGGCACCGGGCGGTTAGATCGAGCAGTGGTGCCACTTGTTGCTTTGGGGTCTTTAAAGGAGGGAGCTGATGCCACTTCTGATTGGTTGAAAGTGAAGACCGGGCTCTGACATGGTGTGGAGAGGTGAGAGAGGGACACAGAGAGCAATGGTCATGAAATGATGCAgggatgagatttttttttttcagaaggcAGAAAGAATGATGGATTGCATTACTTGTCTTTAACTCTGCATTTAAATTAATGATGGACTTAATTATTTGCCTTGATAAAGATTGAAACGAGAATATTTACAGTTcccttttttcaataaaatcagATAGACTTTTCTAGTAAAATTCagttcaaaatatttgaaaattctatattttttatcattaaataaaagaacatatactgattttattcaacaaaagaatatatattgaATTCATATCgattcaaaaaataatatttaaattttccaCACTGTTcctttaattgaaaaaatatatatatttaataatattaagaTGAATTTGTTTTGAGGTCACAAGATTTTTAGACCAACTAAATGAATAGTTCCAAAAGGCACACACATTCAAGTGGATTGGGTGTCTTTCAGTGTATAAAGTAGGGAATGTGCTCACCAAAGCCAAGAAGAATAAAGAGATATGCTTACCCTGGGACTGCTGAGAGGACTAGAAGACAGACCTGTGGATGCTCCACTCAC
Coding sequences within it:
- the LOC144208376 gene encoding serine/threonine-protein kinase BRSK1-like isoform X5, with the protein product MASLQVGDSLLETSCGSPHYACPEVIRGEKYDGRRADVWSCGVILFALLVGALPFDHDNLRQLLEKVKSGVFHMPHFIPPDCQSLLKGMIEVNPDKRLTLEAIQTHAWYQSGRNEPCPEQPPPRRVCVTRVLSLTDLDPDVLESMYSLGCFRDRVKLTRDLTSQEENQEKMIYYLLLDRKERYPSYEDEDLPPRNDADPPRKRVDSPMLTRHGRCRPERKSLEVLSVTEQGSPTPPRRNLDTNAHSQRSRSVSGASTGLSSSPLSSPRSPVFTFNQSEVASAPSFKDPKATSGTTARSNRPVPDPKTQTLPSKGPADRPHLNSMKSLPLQTPGTPSPSPSPLLSPTPRFFNFPSPSIFKSKNAHSSSNSSATAPPVSQVTPQGSPLPTPLGTPVHQIQHPSSTTPPSSSSSSSSPRGDGSGGASLSLTPPSSPGSSGGLASSSSAHWRTRLNSFKNNLLGSPRFHRRKLQVPTSEDMSSLTPESSPELAKRSWFGNFISLEKEEQIFVLIRDKPLSSIKADIVHAFLSIPSLGHSVVSQNSFRAEYKSSGGPSVFQKPVKFQVDIGFSEGDRELERERAEREGRRAVGIYSVTFTLLTGPSRRFKRVVETIQAQLLSTHDQPSVQALADEKNGKPSRQPSTPSRQNSKRSESGSDRCEKECTVEAASGGGSNGANILQRQGSGKDKTRLLSTSNGTQ
- the LOC144208376 gene encoding serine/threonine-protein kinase BRSK1-like isoform X3; this translates as MTGQKVAIKIVNREKLSESVLMKVEREIAILKLIEHPHVLKLHDVYENNKYLYLVLEHVSGGELFDYLVKKGRLTPKEARKFFRQIISALDFCHSYSICHRDLKPENLLLDEKNNIRIADFGMASLQVGDSLLETSCGSPHYACPEVIRGEKYDGRRADVWSCGVILFALLVGALPFDHDNLRQLLEKVKSGVFHMPHFIPPDCQSLLKGMIEVNPDKRLTLEAIQTHAWYQSGRNEPCPEQPPPRRVCVTRVLSLTDLDPDVLESMYSLGCFRDRVKLTRDLTSQEENQEKMIYYLLLDRKERYPSYEDEDLPPRNDADPPRKRVDSPMLTRHGRCRPERKSLEVLSVTEQGSPTPPRRNLDTNAHSQRSRSVSGASTGLSSSPLSSPRSPVFTFNQSEVASAPSFKDPKATSGTTARSNRPVPDPKTQTLPSKGPADRPHLNSMKSLPLQTPGTPSPSPSPLLSPTPRFFNFPSPSIFKSKNAHSSSNSSATAPPVSQVTPQGSPLPTPLGTPVHQIQHPSSTTPPSSSSSSSSPRGDGSGGASLSLTPPSSPGSSGGLASSSSAHWRTRLNSFKNNLLGSPRFHRRKLQVPTSEDMSSLTPESSPELAKRSWFGNFISLEKEEQIFVLIRDKPLSSIKADIVHAFLSIPSLGHSVVSQNSFRAEYKSSGGPSVFQKPVKFQVDIGFSEGDRELERERAEREGRRAVGIYSVTFTLLTGPSRRFKRVVETIQAQLLSTHDQPSVQALADEKNGKPSRQPSTPSRQNSKRSESGSDRCEKECTVEAASGGGSNGANILQRQGSGKDKTRLLSTSNGTQ
- the LOC144208376 gene encoding serine/threonine-protein kinase BRSK1-like isoform X2; its protein translation is MRGLVKLGVHCMTGQKVAIKIVNREKLSESVLMKVEREIAILKLIEHPHVLKLHDVYENNKYLYLVLEHVSGGELFDYLVKKGRLTPKEARKFFRQIISALDFCHSYSICHRDLKPENLLLDEKNNIRIADFGMASLQVGDSLLETSCGSPHYACPEVIRGEKYDGRRADVWSCGVILFALLVGALPFDHDNLRQLLEKVKSGVFHMPHFIPPDCQSLLKGMIEVNPDKRLTLEAIQTHAWYQSGRNEPCPEQPPPRRVCVTRVLSLTDLDPDVLESMYSLGCFRDRVKLTRDLTSQEENQEKMIYYLLLDRKERYPSYEDEDLPPRNDADPPRKRVDSPMLTRHGRCRPERKSLEVLSVTEQGSPTPPRRNLDTNAHSQRSRSVSGASTGLSSSPLSSPRSPVFTFNQSEVASAPSFKDPKATSGTTARSNRPVPDPKTQTLPSKGPADRPHLNSMKSLPLQTPGTPSPSPSPLLSPTPRFFNFPSPSIFKSKNAHSSSNSSATAPPVSQVTPQGSPLPTPLGTPVHQIQHPSSTTPPSSSSSSSSPRGDGSGGASLSLTPPSSPGSSGGLASSSSAHWRTRLNSFKNNLLGSPRFHRRKLQVPTSEDMSSLTPESSPELAKRSWFGNFISLEKEEQIFVLIRDKPLSSIKADIVHAFLSIPSLGHSVVSQNSFRAEYKSSGGPSVFQKPVKFQVDIGFSEGDRELERERAEREGRRAVGIYSVTFTLLTGPSRRFKRVVETIQAQLLSTHDQPSVQALADEKNGKPSRQPSTPSRQNSKRSESGSDRCEKECTVEAASGGGSNGANILQRQGSGKDKTRLLSTSNGTQ
- the LOC144208376 gene encoding serine/threonine-protein kinase BRSK1-like isoform X1; protein product: MSGKMSSKDLGQSNQYVGPYRLEKTLGKGQTGLVKLGVHCMTGQKVAIKIVNREKLSESVLMKVEREIAILKLIEHPHVLKLHDVYENNKYLYLVLEHVSGGELFDYLVKKGRLTPKEARKFFRQIISALDFCHSYSICHRDLKPENLLLDEKNNIRIADFGMASLQVGDSLLETSCGSPHYACPEVIRGEKYDGRRADVWSCGVILFALLVGALPFDHDNLRQLLEKVKSGVFHMPHFIPPDCQSLLKGMIEVNPDKRLTLEAIQTHAWYQSGRNEPCPEQPPPRRVCVTRVLSLTDLDPDVLESMYSLGCFRDRVKLTRDLTSQEENQEKMIYYLLLDRKERYPSYEDEDLPPRNDADPPRKRVDSPMLTRHGRCRPERKSLEVLSVTEQGSPTPPRRNLDTNAHSQRSRSVSGASTGLSSSPLSSPRSPVFTFNQSEVASAPSFKDPKATSGTTARSNRPVPDPKTQTLPSKGPADRPHLNSMKSLPLQTPGTPSPSPSPLLSPTPRFFNFPSPSIFKSKNAHSSSNSSATAPPVSQVTPQGSPLPTPLGTPVHQIQHPSSTTPPSSSSSSSSPRGDGSGGASLSLTPPSSPGSSGGLASSSSAHWRTRLNSFKNNLLGSPRFHRRKLQVPTSEDMSSLTPESSPELAKRSWFGNFISLEKEEQIFVLIRDKPLSSIKADIVHAFLSIPSLGHSVVSQNSFRAEYKSSGGPSVFQKPVKFQVDIGFSEGDRELERERAEREGRRAVGIYSVTFTLLTGPSRRFKRVVETIQAQLLSTHDQPSVQALADEKNGKPSRQPSTPSRQNSKRSESGSDRCEKECTVEAASGGGSNGANILQRQGSGKDKTRLLSTSNGTQ